One bacterium DNA segment encodes these proteins:
- a CDS encoding protein-disulfide reductase DsbD domain-containing protein, whose protein sequence is MQLTVVVSIREGWHVYTTPIPEGYVPLGIEVMPFDGLEVGQSTWPPGRRFKVGGIDEEFCVLDGTVYARIPLTLSVASGRGDLSISTTVQYQACSETACLTPATARVNLQIGESPFPE, encoded by the coding sequence GTGCAACTGACCGTCGTGGTGTCCATTCGCGAAGGGTGGCACGTCTATACGACCCCGATTCCTGAAGGGTATGTCCCCTTAGGCATCGAGGTCATGCCGTTCGATGGTCTTGAGGTGGGACAATCAACGTGGCCGCCAGGTCGGCGGTTCAAGGTCGGCGGGATCGATGAGGAATTCTGCGTCCTCGATGGCACGGTGTATGCTCGCATCCCACTGACGCTATCGGTCGCGTCGGGTCGAGGCGACCTGAGCATCAGCACAACGGTCCAGTATCAGGCGTGCAGCGAGACCGCGTGTCTCACGCCCGCGACCGCCCGAGTGAACTTGCAGATCGGCGAGTCGCCATTTCCGGAGTAG